Proteins encoded within one genomic window of Arachis ipaensis cultivar K30076 chromosome B08, Araip1.1, whole genome shotgun sequence:
- the LOC107610906 gene encoding peroxisomal and mitochondrial division factor 1-like, with product MEKELEQLRDATKAASAIAARATNLETELARLQHDSISDMRAAEETMSEAVELRKLLPKMESKVELLEREVEFLKKDKSESEEKIRDLEKKIGALEKKDVDERNK from the coding sequence atggagaaggagttggagcAGTTGCGCGATGCAACTAAGGCCGCAAGTGCGATCGCCGCGAGGGCAACGAATCTGGAGACAGAGTTGGCGAGGCTCCAACATGACTCCATATCAGATATGAGAGCCGCCGAGGAGACGATGTCTGAGGCTGTTGAGCTCAGGAAGCTGCTACCGAAGATGGAATCCAAGGTGGAATTGTTGGAGCGAGAAGTTGAATTTCTGAAGAAGGACAAATCTGAGAGTGAAGAGAAAATTAGGGATTTAGAGAAGAAAATTGGAGCCTTAGAGAAAAAAGATGTTGATGAAAGGAACAAGTAG
- the LOC107610905 gene encoding uncharacterized protein LOC107610905 produces the protein MVESERLKFFRCKQPQLRVDKYKCLHESLINGDVDAARLGKRIILPSTFTGRPRYAGYSSYFITMTFNPEWDEIEREVTLIGLKTKDRPDILCRVFKIKLDDLIDDLKEGKIFGKILGYVCTVEFQKRGLPHAHIILFMNNEFKPQTPDDIDKHITAEIPDENERPNLYGAVQNYMVHGPCGPYNKNSPCMKNGSCSKFYPKEFRQQTLIDEAGFLKYRRTDNGRTVKKRKCVLDNKFIVPYNPELLLKFGCHINVEYTCQTSSIKYLFKYSGVLEPFMIRLPFHLEDEQPVVYGETSNVNDIVERAISHKSIFLGWMTANMSYPYARSLTYAEFPTKFVWKEDSSKWFPRKKGFAIGRLTHVPAGSYVRRLFVILLTSNNISRPEHVWDRCWHELSDDILYRQRAVMNMRELTMSDDEIKQLCLIDIDNILHSYVDSSLLTERVIREELNFNRDNLKKNASDMGFFFVYGHGGTGKTFLWNLMSAEIRSRGDIVLNVASSGIASLLLPNGRTAHSRFKIPLNITEDFVCNIKSGSPQAMLLLKAKFIIWDEAPMVLKLTKNMRLSAGTTTSDQDEIEQFGEWLLKVGDGLIGDNMDGESEICLPGDIVIPSSDQTIVEEVNNHLMAIIPGGKKLYLSSDSICIDEGNMESQLDLYGPELLNSINCSGLPPHKLILKVGVPVMLLRNIDQSSGLCNGTRLQVTKLENHVIECEVLTGNNVGHIALIPRMNMVPTNETISFLHMANYMWHFQELRVREI, from the exons ATGGTGGAATCAGAGAGGTTAAAATTCTTTAGGTGTAAACAACCACAGTTGAGGGTTGATAAATACAAATGTCTGCATGAAAGTCTTATAAACGGGGATGTAGATGCTGCAAGGCTTGGCAAAAGAATCATTCTTCCTAGTACTTTTACCGGTAGACCTAG ATACGCAGGATATTCTAGTTATTTTATCACCATGACCTTTAACCCTGAATGGGATGAGATAGAAAGAGAAGTGACTCTCATTGGATTGAAGACAAAAGACCGTCCTGATATATTGTGTCGAGTTTTCAAGATCAAGCTTGATGATTTGATTGATGACCTAAAAGAGGGAAAAATCTTTGGCAAAATTTTGGGAT aCGTTTGCACTGTAGAGTTTCAAAAGAGAGGGCTTCCGCATGCACATATCATTTTATTCATGAATAACGAGTTCAAGCCACAAACACCAGATGACATAGACAAACATATAACAGCTGAGATTCCTGATGAAAATGAAAGGCCAAATCTATATGGAGCTGTTCAAAATTACATGGTACATGGTCCATGTGGTCCGTACAACAAGAATTCACCTTGCATGAAGAATGGATCCTGTTCAAAGTTCTATCCTAAAGAGTTTAGACAGCAAACACTCATTGACGAGGCTGGATTTCTCAAATATAGGCGTACTGATAACGGTCGAACAGTGAAGAAAAGGAAATGTGTACTAGATAATAAGTTCATTGTTCCATATAATCCAGAATTGTTACTCAAGTTCGGATGCCACATAAATGTGGAATACACATGCCAAACAAGTTCTATTAAGTATCTGTTTAAGTAT TCTGGCGTCTTGGAACCTTTTATGATTAGACTTCCATTCCATttggaggatgagcaacctgtggTTTATGGTGAAACTTCTAATGTGAATGATATCGTCGAAAGAGCAATATCTCATAAGTCCATATTTTTGGGATGGATGACGGCAAACATGTCATATCCCTATGCTCGAAGTCTGACTTATGCTGAGTTTCCAACCAAGTTTGTTTGGAAGGAAGATTCTTCAAAGTGGTTTCCTCGAAAGAAAGGCTTCGCAATTGGAAGGTTGACTCATGTACCTGCAG GATCATATGTTAGGAGGTTATTTGTCATTCTATTAACATCCAACAATATCTCAAGACCAGAACATGTCTGGGATAGATGTTGGCATGAACTCTCAGATGATATTTTGTATCGACAAAGAGCCGTGATGAACATGAGAG AGTTAACAATGTCAGATGATGAGATTAAGCAGTTGTGCTTAATAGATATAGACAATATCTTACATTCTTATG TTGATAGTTCTTTGTTAACTGAAAGGGTTATTAGGGAAGAGCTAAACTTTAATAGggataatttaaagaaaaatgcctCAGACAT GGGTTTTTTCTTTGTGTATGGTCATGGGGGTACTGGAAAAACATTTCTCTGGAACCTTATGTCTGCTGAGATTCGCTCAAGGGGTGATATAGTGTTAAACGTTGCTTCGAGTGGTATTGCATCTTTACTTCTTCCCAATGGAAGAACGGCACACTCAAGGTTCAAAATACCGCTGAATATAACTGAGGATTTTGTATGTAACATCAAATCTGGTTCCCCTCAAGCAATGTTGCTGTTGAAAGCCAAATTTATAATTTGGGATGAGGCTCCAATG GtgctcaaactaacaaaaaatatgAGACTCTCTGCAGGGACGACTACTTCAGATCAAGATGAGATAGAGCAATTTGGTGAGTGGTTATTGAAAGTTGGTGATGGTCTAATAGGTGACAATATGGATGGTGAATCTGAGATATGTCTTCCAGGagatattgttattccttctTCGGACCAG ACGATCGTTGAAGAGGTCAACAACCATCTGATGGCTATCATTCCTGGAGGgaaaaaattatatcttagttCAGATTCCATTTGTATAGATGAAGGGAATATGGAGAGTCAACTAGATCTCTATGGTCCTGAATTACTGAATAGCATAAATTGTTCTGGTTTGCCTCCACATAAATTAATACTCAAGGTTGGTGTTCCGGTGATGTTACTGAGGAATATTGACCAATCCAGTGGTCTTTGTAATGGTACAAGGCTACAAGTTACGAAGCTTGAAAATCATGTCATAGAATGTGAAGTCTTAACAGGTAACAATGTTGGTCATATTGCTTTGATTCCAAGAATGAATATGGTACCAACAAATGAAACCATCTCA TTTTTACACATGGCCAACTATATGTGGCactttcaagagttaagagtaagagagatttAA